TCGACCTCCTGCCTCTGGCGGACCCGGCCGGGGTCCCGCTCCCGGTTGCGGGCATCGACCTGGAAGAGATAGACCAGGTCTCCCACCTTCACCGGACGGGATATCTTGCCCTCCGGGAGGCGTTCGAGCACATCGGCCACCGGATCGGGCAGGCCCTCGAGGGGAACCTGCTGGATCGCCCCCCGGTCCGGAGTCAGGGACAACTCCCGGGCCACCGCATCGAAAGGCTCCTTGCCCCGGACCACCCGCCGGTAGACCGCCTTGGCCTCTTTCTCACCGGCCACGGCGATCTGCCGGTAGACGATGAGATCCCGCCGACGGTGCCGCTCGGGCCTCCCCAGCCGGGCGTCGACTTCTTCCGGCTCGATGGTGATCTCCGCGGCCAGGACCTGCTCGAGGTAGAGCTGGGCCAGCAGGCGGCGACGGGCCTCCCGCTCCAGCTCTTCGGCACTGCCCGCGGGCTCGAGGCCCTCGAGACGGGCCACCTCGGCGTTCAGCGCGGCGGCATCAACCTCGAAACCCGCCCGCTCGGCGGCCCGGGCCAGGAGCACTTCGGCGTAGAATTCCTCGTAGAGTTCCTTTTCGGCCTGGGCATCGATGGTGCCGGCCTGGACTCCCACCTCTCGCAGCAGGTAGCGCTCGAACTCGGGCCGGCCCAGCTCCCGCTCGCCCACGGCGAGCACCGGCGCTGCCCCCTCGTTGTCCGCCTCCTGGCGCGACGACGAGCAGCCCGCCGACACCAGGATCGCCGTGGCCAGCGCCAGCAGGCTCAGCAGGCGCTCCGACCCACGCCTGAAAATCATCACCGGGGATCCAGGCGTCGCAGCGCCAGTCGAGCCGCCGCGACGCGGTCGGCCACCTCGCCCGGCACCCGCAACTTGACGAGACCAGCCGCCGTCATCCGCACTCCCTCGTCCTCCCGCAAAAGCCCCACCAGTCGCTCCGCATCGAGACGCGGGCGGCTGCCGTAGCGCACCACGATACCGTCTCCCGCCCAGTCGATGGAAACCGCTCCCTGCCTCTGGGCCATCAGCCGCAACTCCGCAATCCGGAAGAGGGTCTCCGCCTCGGCGGGAAGCCGACCGTAGCGATCCTCGGTTTCCTCCCGCAGATCCTCGATCTCCGCCTCGCTCTCGGCGGCGCCCAGGCGCTTGTAGATCGCCAGCCGCTGCCCGGAGTCGGGAATCATCGTCTCGGGCAGGGAAGCCGCCAGCCCGAGGTTGATGGTCACCGGCTCGGGGGGCTGCTCGATGACCTCGCCCCGAAGTCGGCGCACCTCGTCCTCGAGCATCTGGTTGTACATCTCGAAGCCCACCGCCGCGATGTGCCCGGACTGGCGGGAGCCGAGAAACTCGCCGGCGCCTCGGATCTCGAGGTCCATCGCGGCGATGCGAAAGCCCGAACCCAGTTCGCTGAACTCCACCAGGGCCGACAACCGCGCCCGGGCCTCGCTGGTCAGCGATCGCTGGGAAGGCACCAGCAGGTAGGCGTAGGCCCGCTGGTCGCTGCGCCCCACCCGGCCCCGCATCTGGTAGAGCTGGCTGAGGCCGAAGCGATGAGCCTGGTCGATCAGGATGGTGTTGGCCCGGGGGATGTCGAGGCCGTTTTCCACGATGGAAGTCGCCACCAGCACCTGGGCCTGGCCGCGGATGAAGCGCAGCATCACCTCTTCGAGCCGACCCTCGCGCATCTGGCCGTGGGCGTGGCAGACCTCGGCTCCGGGCACCAGCTCGCGGATTTCCGCCGCCACCGCCTCGAGGCGGCGCACCTCCGGGTGGATGAAGAAGACCTGTCCCCCGCGGGACAGCTCGTTGCCGATCGCCGCGGCGATCAGGCTCGCCGAGCGGGGCGCCAGGTGGGTCTGGATCGCCAGGCGGTTGCGCGGGGGGGTCTCGATCACCGACAGGTCCCGCACGCCCGCCAGGGACATCTGCAGGGTGCGGGGAATCGGCGTGGCGCTCATGGACAGGGCGTGGACCCCCAGGCTCATGGCCTTGATCGCCTCCTTGTGCTTGACCCCGAAGCGCTGCTCCTCGTCGGTGATCAGCAACCCCAGCTTGCGGAATTCCACGTCCTTGCCCAGCAGTCGATGGGTGCCGACGAGAATGTCCACCCGTCCCGCCTTCGTCTCGGCGAGGATCTCGCGCACCCGCGCCGTGGGGACCAGGCGGGAGACCATCTCCACCCGCACCGGCCAGCCCGCCATGCGGGCGCGGAAGGTGGTCAGGTGCTGGAAGGCCAGCACGGTGGTGGGCACCAGCACCGCCACCTGCCAGCCCTCCTGCACCACCTGGAAGGCGGCCCTGAGCGCCACCTCGGTCTTACCGAAGCCCACGTCGCCGCAGAGCAGGCGATCCATCGGCTGGGGGCGAGCCAGGTCGGCCTTGATCTCCGCCAGGGAATGGCGCTGGTCATCGGTCAGGGCGTGGGGGAAGGCCGCCTCGAACTCTTCCTGCCAGGCGGTGGCGTCGGCAAAGGAGGGCGCGCGAATCGCCTGTCGGCGAGCGTAGAGTTCGAGCAGTTCGCCGGCGATGCGCTCGACTTCCCGGCGCACCCGGCGGCGGCGGCGCTGCCAGCCCTGGCCCCCGAGGCGATCGACGGGCACCAGGGCCCGCTCCCCGCCGGAATATTTCTGGATCAGGTCCAGGCGGGAGACCGGCACGAAGAGCTTGTCGCCCCCGGCATACTCCAGGGCCAGCAGCTCCTCGCCCTCGGGGGTGCGGCGCTGCAGGCCGGTGTAGCGGGCCACGCCGTGATCCACGTGGACCACCAGGTCTCCGGGGCTCAGGTCCCGCAGGTCCGAGACGAAGGCGCCGGCACTCTTGCGCCGAGCCACCCGCGGCGCCTGCAGCTCCGGGCCGAAGAGGTCGCTTTCGGCCAGCACCACAGCGCCGCCGGGATGCACCTCGAAACCCTCGTCGAGGCGCCCGGCGACGAGGACGACCTCGCCGGGGGTGGGAGCCGCGTCGTTGTCTTCATCGGCCCGGCGAGGCGCGAGTCCCGCCCCGGCGAGCACCTCGCCCAGGCGCTGCAGGCGGCCCGGCCCCTGGGCCACCAGCACCACGGGACGGCCCGCGCCACTCAGCTCGGCCACCAGCCCGGGCAAGGTGTCCAGTTCCCCGGCCAACACGCGCCCGCGGCGGGCGCCCAGGTCCAGGACCTGCCGGTGGGCATCGCGGGCCAGGGGCAGCTCCGCCAGTTCGAGAGGAGCGTCCAGATCGGCGTCGAGCTGCGACGGGGCCACGTAGAGTTGCTCGGGCGGGGGGATCGCCTCCAGGTCCGCCTCCTGGTGGGCCGCGTGCACTTCCTCCCAGACCCGTTCGAGGCACTCGCGGACCGCCTCCGGCTCC
The Acidobacteriota bacterium genome window above contains:
- the mfd gene encoding transcription-repair coupling factor, which codes for MTELLPGWFPELLDESCRARLRRALDCREGKVRACAGSVTARLLALAELAAGRPRPLLLVVPGEQDARRITAQLGHLAAPGQEVLRLPRLDADPYRGLPGHPAVAATRVATLDRLVQGGPVVVVLDAAALLGRVPCRQTVEAWGEDFPLGGRVDLDTLARAVVAAGYRVVDVVTAPGDFARRGGLFDIWPPHENAPVRVELWGDEIDSLRRFDPVSQRTTGRLEAFRRLPAREAPIGAEQADALLDRLVGRARAVLAEAPPTEEGLGRLTEGTLAGLEGAAALYRDDLVPILDFVPSDLVVWEPEAVRECLERVWEEVHAAHQEADLEAIPPPEQLYVAPSQLDADLDAPLELAELPLARDAHRQVLDLGARRGRVLAGELDTLPGLVAELSGAGRPVVLVAQGPGRLQRLGEVLAGAGLAPRRADEDNDAAPTPGEVVLVAGRLDEGFEVHPGGAVVLAESDLFGPELQAPRVARRKSAGAFVSDLRDLSPGDLVVHVDHGVARYTGLQRRTPEGEELLALEYAGGDKLFVPVSRLDLIQKYSGGERALVPVDRLGGQGWQRRRRRVRREVERIAGELLELYARRQAIRAPSFADATAWQEEFEAAFPHALTDDQRHSLAEIKADLARPQPMDRLLCGDVGFGKTEVALRAAFQVVQEGWQVAVLVPTTVLAFQHLTTFRARMAGWPVRVEMVSRLVPTARVREILAETKAGRVDILVGTHRLLGKDVEFRKLGLLITDEEQRFGVKHKEAIKAMSLGVHALSMSATPIPRTLQMSLAGVRDLSVIETPPRNRLAIQTHLAPRSASLIAAAIGNELSRGGQVFFIHPEVRRLEAVAAEIRELVPGAEVCHAHGQMREGRLEEVMLRFIRGQAQVLVATSIVENGLDIPRANTILIDQAHRFGLSQLYQMRGRVGRSDQRAYAYLLVPSQRSLTSEARARLSALVEFSELGSGFRIAAMDLEIRGAGEFLGSRQSGHIAAVGFEMYNQMLEDEVRRLRGEVIEQPPEPVTINLGLAASLPETMIPDSGQRLAIYKRLGAAESEAEIEDLREETEDRYGRLPAEAETLFRIAELRLMAQRQGAVSIDWAGDGIVVRYGSRPRLDAERLVGLLREDEGVRMTAAGLVKLRVPGEVADRVAAARLALRRLDPR
- a CDS encoding peptidyl-prolyl cis-trans isomerase, which translates into the protein MIFRRGSERLLSLLALATAILVSAGCSSSRQEADNEGAAPVLAVGERELGRPEFERYLLREVGVQAGTIDAQAEKELYEEFYAEVLLARAAERAGFEVDAAALNAEVARLEGLEPAGSAEELEREARRRLLAQLYLEQVLAAEITIEPEEVDARLGRPERHRRRDLIVYRQIAVAGEKEAKAVYRRVVRGKEPFDAVARELSLTPDRGAIQQVPLEGLPDPVADVLERLPEGKISRPVKVGDLVYLFQVDARNRERDPGRVRQRQEVEQRLLTEKLESLRRQRLVQLAEEEGVRAPALPAPPEEP